The Zootoca vivipara chromosome 16, rZooViv1.1, whole genome shotgun sequence genome has a segment encoding these proteins:
- the IRAK1 gene encoding interleukin-1 receptor-associated kinase 1 isoform X2, translating to MAAPWASRFLYELPAAVMCKFHEVMDALGRSEWERFASRIVRDQVELRLYEKMDGRTQHLMWAWMNRNASVGDLLQILDDLELYLPRDVITSWHPPPQPAKPRALSSHFPYASPEPPPSLPEPPRAAPAPDPGSNRVRESIWEPHKQASSPAPEPSCPPPSLPGSPPSSHLNSVGQRNPPLPSTRLDEQSLDSLTATCPFEWQLKELREATGDFSETLKIGEGGFGCVYQARLRNTVYAVKRLKEEAELDWTVIKNSFVTEVEKLSRFRHPNIVEFAGYCAEQGHFCLVYVFLPQGSLEDHLHRQSGPCLSWAQRLHIAVGTARAIQFLHSDSPSLIHGDVKSSNILLDAALTPRLADFGLARFSRRPKQGGLSSSLGRTQTVRGTLAYLPPEYIRTGMLSTAIDVFSFGVVLLEILTGRRSMELDSRGHSKYLKDLLNEEEEEQEAQLSSATTSSSLPQVAQLGTHLYQKHADPRAGPCPEPLGTALGSLAGRCLHQRAKHRPPMTEVYRELERLQLLLCKESSPTLQPLKQLHTPQEDSYTSRPLNQPEESDESLESSLRLLSYRSLPRGNISVGQLGHLAEPPREPEESDEFE from the exons ATGGCTGCTCCCTGGGCGTCCCGCTTCCTCTACGAGCTGCCCGCCGCCGTCATGTGCAAGTTCCACGAAGTCATGGACGCGCTGGGGAGAAGCGAGTGGGAGCGCTTCG CTTCCAGGATTGTACGAGATCAGGTGGAGCTGCGCCTGTATGAGAAGATGGATGGGCGGACGCAGCATCTTATGTGGGCCTGGATGAATCGCAATGCCTCTGTCGGTGATTTACTGCAGATCCTTGATGACTTGGAGCTTTATCTGCCACGTGATGTCATCACTTCAT ggCATCCACCCCCACAACCTGCAAAGCCCAGGGCAttgtcttctcattttccatATGCCTCCCCTGAGCCACCACCTTCCCTACCTGAGCCCCCACGTGCTGCACCTGCCCCAGATCCTGGTAGCAACAGGGTCAGGGAATCAATTTGGGAGCCCCACAAACAAGCTTCCTCACCAGCACCAG AGCCCTCCTGTCCTCCGCCCTCTCTGCCAGGCTCCCCTCCCAGCAGCCACCTTAACAGTGTCGGCCAGAGAAACCCACCTTTGCCTTCCACCCGCCTTGATGAACAG AGCCTTGACTCTCTGACCGCTACCTGCCCCTTTGAGTGGCAGCTGAAGGAGCTGCGCGAAGCCACAGGAGACTTCTCAGAGACCCTGAAAATTGGAGAAGGTGGCTTTGGCTGCGTCTACCAAGCCCGACTGCGCAACACTGTCTATGCTGTCAAACGGCTCAAAGAG GAAGCAGAATTGGATTGGACTGTAATAAAGAACAGCTTTGTCACAGAGGTGGAAAAGCTTTCCCG GTTCCGCCACCCCAACATCGTAGAGTTTGCTGGTTACTGTGCTGAGCAGGGCCATTTCTGCCTTGTCTACGTCTTCCTACCTCAGGGCTCCTTGGAGGACCACCTGCATAGACAG AGTGGCCCCTGCCTCTCTTGggcccagcggctgcatatagcaGTGGGCACTGCCAGAGCCATTCAGTTCCTGCACAGCGATTCTCCTAGCCTTATTCATGGTGATGTCAAGag CTCTAACATCTTGTTGGATGCGGCACTCACCCCCCGACTGGCTGACTTTGGGTTGGCACGTTTTAGCCGCCGACCAAAGCAGGGAGGATTGAGCAGCTCTCTGGGCCGGACGCAGACTGTGCGGGGCACGCTGGCTTACCTGCCCCCTGAGTACATCCGGACGGGGATGCTTTCTACTGCTATTGATGTTTTCAGCTTTGGTGTG GTCCTGTTGGAAATCTTGACAGGGAGACGATCTATGGAGCTGGATTCACGAGGACATAGCAAGTACTTG AAAGATCTTCtgaatgaggaggaagaggagcaggaagcCCAGCTGTCCTCTGCCACAACTTCTTCCAGCCTGCCCCAAGTTGCTCAGCTTGGCACTCATCTATACCAGAAGCACGCAGACCCGCGGGCCGGGCCCTGTCCAGAGCCACTGGGCACAGCACTAGGCAGCCTGGCTGGCCGGTGCCTCCACCAAAGGGCCAAGCACCGCCCCCCAATGACGGAG GTCTACCGAGAGCTAGAGCGGCTCCAGCTACTGTTGTGCAAAGAGTCTTCCCCCACTttgcaacccctaaaacagctgCACACTCCGCAAGAGGATTCGTACACCTCTCGGCCTCTCAACCAGCCTGAGGAGAGTGAtgaaagcctggagagcagcCTGAGGCTGCTGAGCTACAGAAGTTTGCCCAGAGGGAATATCTCCGTAGGCCAACTAG gtcaCCTTGCAGAACCCCCTCGTGAGCCCGAAGAGAGTGATGAATTTGAGTGA
- the IRAK1 gene encoding interleukin-1 receptor-associated kinase 1 isoform X1, translating to MAAPWASRFLYELPAAVMCKFHEVMDALGRSEWERFASRIVRDQVELRLYEKMDGRTQHLMWAWMNRNASVGDLLQILDDLELYLPRDVITSWHPPPQPAKPRALSSHFPYASPEPPPSLPEPPRAAPAPDPGSNRVRESIWEPHKQASSPAPEPSCPPPSLPGSPPSSHLNSVGQRNPPLPSTRLDEQSLDSLTATCPFEWQLKELREATGDFSETLKIGEGGFGCVYQARLRNTVYAVKRLKEEAELDWTVIKNSFVTEVEKLSRFRHPNIVEFAGYCAEQGHFCLVYVFLPQGSLEDHLHRQSGPCLSWAQRLHIAVGTARAIQFLHSDSPSLIHGDVKSSNILLDAALTPRLADFGLARFSRRPKQGGLSSSLGRTQTVRGTLAYLPPEYIRTGMLSTAIDVFSFGVVLLEILTGRRSMELDSRGHSKYLKDLLNEEEEEQEAQLSSATTSSSLPQVAQLGTHLYQKHADPRAGPCPEPLGTALGSLAGRCLHQRAKHRPPMTEVYRELERLQLLLCKESSPTLQPLKQLHTPQEDSYTSRPLNQPEESDESLESSLRLLSYRSLPRGNISVGQLGDSAPQIVINPARRRMMERLALYRDGELSSLDVLASTASGEGHLAEPPREPEESDEFE from the exons ATGGCTGCTCCCTGGGCGTCCCGCTTCCTCTACGAGCTGCCCGCCGCCGTCATGTGCAAGTTCCACGAAGTCATGGACGCGCTGGGGAGAAGCGAGTGGGAGCGCTTCG CTTCCAGGATTGTACGAGATCAGGTGGAGCTGCGCCTGTATGAGAAGATGGATGGGCGGACGCAGCATCTTATGTGGGCCTGGATGAATCGCAATGCCTCTGTCGGTGATTTACTGCAGATCCTTGATGACTTGGAGCTTTATCTGCCACGTGATGTCATCACTTCAT ggCATCCACCCCCACAACCTGCAAAGCCCAGGGCAttgtcttctcattttccatATGCCTCCCCTGAGCCACCACCTTCCCTACCTGAGCCCCCACGTGCTGCACCTGCCCCAGATCCTGGTAGCAACAGGGTCAGGGAATCAATTTGGGAGCCCCACAAACAAGCTTCCTCACCAGCACCAG AGCCCTCCTGTCCTCCGCCCTCTCTGCCAGGCTCCCCTCCCAGCAGCCACCTTAACAGTGTCGGCCAGAGAAACCCACCTTTGCCTTCCACCCGCCTTGATGAACAG AGCCTTGACTCTCTGACCGCTACCTGCCCCTTTGAGTGGCAGCTGAAGGAGCTGCGCGAAGCCACAGGAGACTTCTCAGAGACCCTGAAAATTGGAGAAGGTGGCTTTGGCTGCGTCTACCAAGCCCGACTGCGCAACACTGTCTATGCTGTCAAACGGCTCAAAGAG GAAGCAGAATTGGATTGGACTGTAATAAAGAACAGCTTTGTCACAGAGGTGGAAAAGCTTTCCCG GTTCCGCCACCCCAACATCGTAGAGTTTGCTGGTTACTGTGCTGAGCAGGGCCATTTCTGCCTTGTCTACGTCTTCCTACCTCAGGGCTCCTTGGAGGACCACCTGCATAGACAG AGTGGCCCCTGCCTCTCTTGggcccagcggctgcatatagcaGTGGGCACTGCCAGAGCCATTCAGTTCCTGCACAGCGATTCTCCTAGCCTTATTCATGGTGATGTCAAGag CTCTAACATCTTGTTGGATGCGGCACTCACCCCCCGACTGGCTGACTTTGGGTTGGCACGTTTTAGCCGCCGACCAAAGCAGGGAGGATTGAGCAGCTCTCTGGGCCGGACGCAGACTGTGCGGGGCACGCTGGCTTACCTGCCCCCTGAGTACATCCGGACGGGGATGCTTTCTACTGCTATTGATGTTTTCAGCTTTGGTGTG GTCCTGTTGGAAATCTTGACAGGGAGACGATCTATGGAGCTGGATTCACGAGGACATAGCAAGTACTTG AAAGATCTTCtgaatgaggaggaagaggagcaggaagcCCAGCTGTCCTCTGCCACAACTTCTTCCAGCCTGCCCCAAGTTGCTCAGCTTGGCACTCATCTATACCAGAAGCACGCAGACCCGCGGGCCGGGCCCTGTCCAGAGCCACTGGGCACAGCACTAGGCAGCCTGGCTGGCCGGTGCCTCCACCAAAGGGCCAAGCACCGCCCCCCAATGACGGAG GTCTACCGAGAGCTAGAGCGGCTCCAGCTACTGTTGTGCAAAGAGTCTTCCCCCACTttgcaacccctaaaacagctgCACACTCCGCAAGAGGATTCGTACACCTCTCGGCCTCTCAACCAGCCTGAGGAGAGTGAtgaaagcctggagagcagcCTGAGGCTGCTGAGCTACAGAAGTTTGCCCAGAGGGAATATCTCCGTAGGCCAACTAG GCGACTCTGCCCCTCAGATCGTCATCAACCCAGCAAGGAGGCGTATGATGGAACGGCTGGCACTCTACCGCGACGGGGAGCTTAGCAGCCTGGATGTGCTTGCTTCTACGGCGTCAGGGGAAG gtcaCCTTGCAGAACCCCCTCGTGAGCCCGAAGAGAGTGATGAATTTGAGTGA